A region of Syngnathoides biaculeatus isolate LvHL_M chromosome 20, ASM1980259v1, whole genome shotgun sequence DNA encodes the following proteins:
- the lum gene encoding lumican: MFPLRVHLLAALVSLALCQYEDYDYVPPSMIGPSSANCDRECECPINFPSAMYCDSRKLKFVPMVPSGIKYLYLQNNQIDEIKPGVFDNVTSELRWLVLDNNQITNGKIASGTIDKLTALEKLFFSHNLLTEPVVPPSKSLDELKMTHNKLNKFPSGLLNEKENLTSVNVQHNELTSEAVAGAFKGSKKLLSLDVSHNKLKKLPVGVPASLEILYADYNDIDSIGSGYLSKVPGLRYLRVSHNKLVDSGIPAGVFNVTSLVELDLSFNKLQSIPDINEQLEQLYLQANEINKFDLSSFCKFVTPVNFSHLKHLRLDANNITHHSMPPETSECLRMASDILFE, encoded by the exons ATGTTTCCTCTCCGTGTACACCTGTTGGCAGCGCTCGTCAGCCTGGCATTGTGCCAGTATGAGGACTACGACTATGTTCCCCCCTCAATGATAGGACCCTCCAGCGCAAACTGCGACCGCGAGTGCGAATGCCCCATCAATTTCCCCAGCGCCATGTATTGCGATAGCCGCAAGCTGAAGTTTGTGCCCATGGTTCCGTCGGGAATCAAGTATCTGTACCTCCAGAACAACCAGATCGATGAGATCAAGCCCGGCGTGTTTGACAATGTCACGTCCGAGCTCCGCTGGCTGGTCCTCGACAACAACCAGATCACCAACGGCAAGATTGCGTCAGGTACCATCGATAAATTGACCGCCCTGGAGAAACTCTTCTTCAGCCACAACCTTCTCACGGAGCCAGTGGTCCCTCCTTCCAAGTCTCTTGATGAGCTGAAGATGACGCACAACAAATTGAACAAGTTTCCCTCCGGGCTCCTGAATGAGAAGGAGAATCTGACTTCTGTCAATGTACAGCACAACGAGCTCACCTCTGAGGCTGTCGCCGGTGCTTTCAAAGGGTCCAAGAAGCTGCTGTCCCTCGACGTGAGCCACAACAAGCTGAAGAAGCTGCCCGTCGGCGTGCCTGCCTCACTGGAAATCCTCTATGCTGACTACAATGACATCGACAGCATCGGTTCGGGGTACCTGAGCAAGGTGCCAGGCCTGCGGTACCTGAGGGTCTCCCACAACAAGTTGGTGGACTCCGGTATCCCTGCGGGAGTGTTCAACGTGACATCACTGGTGGAACTGGACCTGTCTTTCAACAAGCTGCAGTCCATTCCTGATATCAATGAGCAGCTGGAGCAACTGTACCTCCAAGCCAATGAGATCAACA AGTTTGACCTTTCGAGTTTCTGCAAGTTCGTGACGCCTGTCAACTTTTCCCACTTGAAGCACCTGCGCCTGGATGCCAACAACATCACACACCACAGCATGCCCCCGGAAACTTCCGAATGCCTGCGAATGGCCTCCGACATCCTGTTTGAATAA
- the dcn gene encoding decorin, with product MRSACLSLLLVTACWALPFRQSGFLDFMMEDEPGSGLPAVPKEVDETVMFPEGPRCPFRCQCHLRVVQCSDLGLKEVPKDIPDDTTLLDLQNNKITEIKENDFKNLKGLHALILVNNKISNIHAKALNPLTKLQRLYLSKNNLKDMPANMPKSLQELRIHENEITKIKKASFQGMSHVIVMELGSNPLKSAGIESGAFADLKRVSYIRIADTQITEIPKGLPSSLAELHLDGNKISKVTAESMKGLKQLAKLGLSHNEISLVENGTLVNVPHLREIHLDNNALTTVPPGLPDHKYIQVVYLHANKIGVVGTEDFCPPGFNTKKAMYSGISLFSNPVPYWEVQPITFRCVFDRSAIQLGNYRKK from the exons ATGAGGTCAGCGTGTCTCTCTCTACTCCTGGTCACCGCCTGCTGGGCGCTCCCCTTCCGCCAATCGGGCTTCCTGGACTTCATGATGGAGGATGAGCCCGGCTCGGGTCTGCCCGCGGTGCCCAAAGAGGTGGACGAAACCGTGATGTTTCCCGAAGGACCCCGGTGCCCTTTCCGCTGCCAGTGCCACCTGCGTGTGGTCCAGTGCTCTGACCTCG GTCTGAAGGAGGTTCCCAAGGACATACCAGACGACACCACTCTGCTCGACCTGCAGAACAACAAGATCACCGAGATCaaggagaacgacttcaagaacCTGAAGGGGCTGCAC gcGTTgatcctggtgaacaacaagATCAGCAACATCCATGCCAAGGCCCTTAACCCTCTGACAAAGCTCCAGCGCCTCTACCTGTCCAAAAACAATCTGAAGGACATGCCAGCCAACATGCCCAAGAGCCTGCAGGAGCTGCGCATCCACGAGAACGAGATCACCAAGATTAAGAAGGCCTCCTTCCAGGGAATGTCCCATGTCATCGTCATGG AGCTCGGATCTAACCCCCTGAAGAGCGCAGGGATCGAGTCCGGCGCATTCGCTGACCTCAAGAGAGTCTCCTACATTCGCATTGCGGACACTCAGATCACAGAGATTCCCAAAG gtcTGCCCAGCTCGCTCGCTGAGCTCCACCTGGATGGAAACAAAATCTCCAAGGTCACCGCCGAGAGTATGAAGGGCCTCAAGCAGCTGGCGAA GCTGGGTTTGAGCCACAACGAGATCAGCCTGGTCGAGAACGGCACCCTGGTGAATGTCCCCCACCTGCGGGAGATCCATCTGGACAACAACGCCCTGACCACCGTGCCCCCCGGCCTGCCTGACCACAAATACATCCAG GTGGTCTACCTCCACGCCAACAAGATCGGCGTGGTGGGAACAGAGGACTTCTGCCCCCCCGGCTTCAACACAAAGAAAGCCATGTACTCGGGCATCAGCCTCTTCAGCAACCCCGTCCCCTACTGGGAAGTGCAGCCCATCACCTTCCGTTGCGTCTTTGACCGCTCTGCCATCCAGCTGGGCAACTACAGGAAGAAGTAG
- the kera gene encoding keratocan yields the protein MDPFLKLFSAMWLLGTVLSQDMQYEELMAQIRACPQECRCPSNFPRAVYCDNKGLKSIPQIPPLTWYLYLQNNQIQVVSADALRNATQLRWVNLSRNKITSEGVEKGTLEAMSRLEHLYMDDNLLSWVPFPLPASLEHLSLSRNRISKIPDGVFFGLDKLTLLDLQGNKLMDDAVTEVSLKGLNNLVQINLAKNQLSSMPLGLPPTTTQLFLDGNNIDKIPVGYFKGLPKMAFLRLNHNKLGSSGLPSNVFNISSILDLQLSHNLLTEVPLIPPGLEQLYLDHNNIKSVSGSNVCPVDINAADANDSAPQLRYLRLDGNDIEPPIPRDVILCFRLLRSIVI from the exons ATGGATCCCTTTCTGAAGCTTTTCAGTGCCATGTGGCTGCTTGGGACAGTACTGAGCCAAGATATGCAATATGAAGAACTGATGGCCCAAATCCGAGCATGCCCTCAAGAATGCCGCTGCCCTTCCAACTTCCCTCGTGCAGTCTACTGTGACAACAAAGGTCTGAAGAGCATCCCCCAAATTCCTCCGCTCACTTGGTACCTGTACCTACAGAACAATCAAATTCAAGTGGTCTCAGCAGACGCCCTGCGCAACGCTACCCAGCTGCGTTGGGTGAACCTGAGTCGCAACAAAATCACCAGCGAGGGAGTGGAAAAAGGAACCCTGGAAGCAATGTCACGCCTGGAACACCTCTACATGGATGACAACCTTTTGTCCTGGGTGCCGTTTCCTCTCCCGGCCAGTCTTGAGCACCTAAGTCTCTCTCGCAATCGGATCTCCAAGATTCCTGACGGAGTCTTCTTCGGCCTGGATAAATTGACCCTCTTAGATCTGCAGGGGAATAAGCTGATGGATGACGCCGTGACCGAGGTGAGCCTGAAGGGTCTTAACAACCTGGTCCAGATCAACCTTGCCAAGAACCAGCTAAGCAGCATGCCTCTTGGCCTGCCGCCCACCACCACTCAGCTCTTCCTTGACGGTAACAACATTGACAAAATCCCCGTGGGCTACTTCAAGGGCTTGCCCAAGATGGCTTTCCTCAGGCTCAACCACAACAAGCTCGGCAGCAGCGGTCTTCCGAGCAACGTGTTCAACATCTCCAGCATCCTGGACCTGCAGCTTTCTCATAACCTCCTCACTGAGGTGCCCCTGATCCCTCCAGGCCTCGAACAGCTGTACCTGGACCACAACAACATTAAGA GTGTGAGTGGCTCCAACGTCTGCCCCGTTGACATCAATGCTGCGGATGCTAACGACAGCGCTCCTCAACTGCGCTACCTCCGACTGGACGGCAACGACATTGAGCCCCCGATTCCGAGGGACGTCATTCTGTGCTTCCGTCTTCTTAGGTCCATTGTCATCTAA